From the Kogia breviceps isolate mKogBre1 chromosome 3, mKogBre1 haplotype 1, whole genome shotgun sequence genome, one window contains:
- the ZSCAN2 gene encoding zinc finger and SCAN domain-containing protein 2 isoform X3 — translation MMASEVPRVTTPLSPLVHVPEEEDDQEEEVATMILEDDSWVQEAVLQEDGPESEPFPQSAGKGSPHEEVAGGPQGALGRLRELCRRWLRPEVHTKEQMLTVLPREIQAWLQEHRPESSEEAVALVEDLTQTLRDSESLAGED, via the exons ATGATGGCCTCGGAGGTGCCGAGAGTAACCACTCCCCTGAGCCCCTTAGTTCATGTCCCTGAAGAGGAAGATGACCAGGAGGAGGAGGTCGCCACCATGATCCTGGAAGACGACTCCTGGGTGCAGGAAGCTGTGCTGCAGGAGGATGGCCCTGAGTCGGAGCCCTTTCCCCAGAGCGCCGGCAAGGGCAGCCCCCATGAGGAGGTGGCCGGAGGGCCACAGGGTGCCCTTGGCCGTCTTCGAGAGCTCTGCCGGCGCTGGCTGAGGCCAGAGGTGCACACTAAGGAGCAAATGCTGACCGTGCTGCCAAGGGAAATTCAGGCCTGGCTGCAAGAGCATCGGCCCGAGAGCAGCGAGGAGGCGGTGGCCCTGGTGGAAGATTTGACCCAGACCCTTCGGGACAGTG AGAGCCTGGCTGGAGAAGACTGA